One window of Brachybacterium ginsengisoli genomic DNA carries:
- a CDS encoding 16S rRNA (uracil(1498)-N(3))-methyltransferase, whose translation MPATPPGFLILDDALALARSGDALVLGGEEGRHAAKVARIGVGEQLLLTDAPGRQVLAEVSGARKEELDLTLLADPAPAVQRLPRLGLVQALATGGRDEQAVESATELGADRLVPWIAQRSVSVWRGEKLRKGRAKWESTVRAAVKQCRRPGIPEVGEPVTTKELLLQVRERAGHGALVLVLHEQESVGLMSLAEELSGASEAGVEEILVIVGPEGGIAPEELTGLHEAGARSVLLGPEVLRSSTAGPAALAVLSALVGRWG comes from the coding sequence GTGCCCGCGACGCCGCCCGGCTTCCTGATCCTCGACGACGCCCTGGCCCTCGCCCGCTCGGGCGACGCCCTGGTGCTCGGCGGCGAGGAGGGGCGCCATGCGGCGAAGGTCGCCCGGATCGGGGTGGGGGAGCAGCTCCTGCTCACCGATGCCCCGGGCCGCCAGGTCCTCGCCGAGGTGAGCGGCGCCCGCAAGGAGGAGCTGGACCTGACGCTGCTCGCGGACCCCGCGCCCGCCGTGCAGCGGCTGCCCCGGCTGGGCCTCGTCCAGGCGCTCGCCACGGGCGGCCGGGACGAGCAGGCCGTGGAGTCCGCGACCGAGCTCGGCGCCGATCGCCTCGTGCCCTGGATCGCGCAGCGCTCGGTGTCCGTGTGGCGCGGCGAGAAGCTGCGCAAGGGGCGCGCCAAGTGGGAGTCCACGGTGCGTGCGGCGGTCAAGCAGTGCCGTCGGCCCGGGATCCCCGAGGTGGGCGAGCCCGTGACCACGAAGGAGCTGCTGCTCCAGGTGCGCGAGCGAGCGGGGCATGGAGCTCTCGTGCTCGTGCTGCACGAGCAGGAGTCCGTCGGCCTGATGAGCCTCGCCGAGGAGCTGAGCGGGGCGAGCGAGGCCGGTGTCGAGGAGATCCTGGTGATCGTGGGCCCCGAGGGCGGCATCGCCCCCGAGGAGCTCACCGGCCTGCACGAGGCCGGTGCCCGCTCGGTGCTGCTCGGCCCCGAGGTGCTGCGCTCCTCGACCGCTGGACCCGCCGCGCTCGCGGTGCTCAGCGCGCTCGTGGGCCGCTGGGGCTGA
- the hrcA gene encoding heat-inducible transcriptional repressor HrcA yields MSETDARKLNILGAIVEDYVATREPVGSKSLLERHELGVSAATVRNDMSSLEEEGLIHQPHTSAGRVPTDKGYRTFVDHVATIKPLSAPERRAIRALLEDAGDVEDLLARTVRLLAQLTQQVAMVQYPARRQARIRHVELVKVADSLLLVVLILESGRVDQRTVPVTAGRPAEYYVALRDHLNRVVAGREVTDLAAPLGEYLESLPPVERPAVVEVAETLAALAASRAEDRIMMAGTSNIARSAQDFARDVEPLLDVLEEQLVLLRLFTEMHVSPGAVEVRIGSELEDRALHSTSVVGAGYGSGSHLAILGPRRMDYATGISTVQAIARYVSRYLE; encoded by the coding sequence GTGAGCGAGACGGACGCCCGCAAGCTCAACATCCTCGGCGCGATCGTCGAGGACTATGTCGCGACCCGCGAGCCCGTCGGCTCGAAGTCGCTGCTGGAGCGTCACGAGCTCGGCGTCTCCGCCGCGACCGTGCGCAACGACATGTCCTCCCTCGAGGAGGAGGGGCTGATCCATCAGCCCCACACCTCGGCCGGTCGCGTGCCCACCGACAAGGGCTATCGCACCTTCGTGGACCACGTGGCCACGATCAAGCCGCTGTCGGCCCCCGAGCGCCGGGCGATCCGCGCTCTGCTCGAGGACGCCGGCGACGTCGAGGACCTGCTGGCCCGCACCGTGCGGCTGCTCGCGCAGCTCACCCAGCAGGTCGCCATGGTCCAGTACCCCGCCCGTCGGCAGGCCAGGATCCGGCACGTCGAGCTGGTCAAGGTGGCGGACTCGCTGCTGCTGGTCGTGCTGATCCTCGAGTCCGGCCGCGTCGACCAGCGCACCGTCCCGGTGACCGCGGGCCGGCCGGCCGAGTACTACGTGGCGCTGCGCGACCATCTCAACCGCGTCGTCGCCGGCCGTGAGGTCACCGACCTCGCGGCACCGCTGGGCGAGTACCTCGAGTCCCTGCCTCCGGTGGAGCGTCCGGCGGTCGTCGAGGTCGCCGAGACGCTCGCTGCGCTGGCCGCCAGCCGCGCCGAGGACCGCATCATGATGGCCGGCACCTCGAACATCGCCCGCTCCGCGCAGGACTTCGCCCGCGATGTCGAACCGCTGCTGGACGTCCTCGAGGAGCAGCTGGTGCTGCTGCGGCTCTTCACCGAGATGCACGTGTCCCCGGGAGCCGTCGAGGTGCGCATCGGCTCCGAGCTCGAGGACCGGGCCCTGCACTCGACCTCGGTGGTCGGCGCCGGCTACGGCTCGGGATCCCATCTGGCGATCCTCGGCCCCCGCCGCATGGACTACGCCACCGGCATCTCCACCGTCCAGGCCATCGCCCGCTACGTCAGCCGCTATCTCGAATAG
- a CDS encoding ABC transporter permease, with product MAEASTPRRMAADRAGSGTLARPVPLWRTYAILLGATWRSMRVHRVNLVMMFLGSAALQGTQLAFIGVLLGAFGTIAGWSVAEVAFLYGLRLTAHGVCTINFGQHRGSAQVVRDGDWDRYLLRPASPLIQLLTRFFNPGTLGDLVLGLAILSVAASRLELDWSPWLIAYVAAAAVSGGLVEAGLQIGISGLDFRMGPTTRIKDTIDRVLTDFGAYPMTIFGTVGAWLLTFLLPLAFMAYLPATVVLGRTEELAVPEILAQLSPLVGPMMLVAGVLVFRRLSRHYTSPGH from the coding sequence GTGGCTGAGGCGAGCACGCCCCGCCGGATGGCGGCCGACAGGGCGGGGTCCGGGACCCTCGCCCGACCTGTGCCGCTGTGGCGCACCTACGCGATCCTGCTCGGCGCCACCTGGCGCAGCATGCGCGTGCACCGCGTGAACCTGGTGATGATGTTCCTGGGCAGCGCCGCCCTGCAGGGCACGCAGCTGGCCTTCATCGGCGTGCTGCTGGGCGCCTTCGGCACGATCGCCGGCTGGAGCGTGGCCGAGGTCGCGTTCCTGTACGGCCTGCGGCTCACCGCCCACGGCGTGTGCACCATCAACTTCGGCCAGCACCGGGGGAGCGCACAGGTGGTGCGGGACGGCGACTGGGACCGGTACCTGCTGCGGCCCGCCTCGCCGCTGATCCAGCTGCTCACGAGGTTCTTCAACCCGGGAACGCTCGGGGACCTGGTGCTCGGGCTCGCGATCCTCTCGGTCGCCGCATCCCGCCTGGAGCTCGACTGGTCGCCGTGGTTGATCGCGTACGTGGCCGCGGCCGCAGTGAGCGGCGGACTGGTCGAGGCGGGGCTGCAGATCGGGATCTCCGGGCTGGACTTCCGCATGGGTCCCACCACCCGGATCAAGGACACGATCGACCGGGTCCTCACCGACTTCGGCGCCTACCCGATGACGATCTTCGGCACCGTCGGGGCCTGGCTGCTGACCTTCCTGCTGCCGCTGGCCTTCATGGCCTATCTCCCGGCGACCGTGGTGCTGGGCCGCACCGAGGAGCTCGCCGTCCCCGAGATCCTCGCCCAGCTCTCCCCGCTGGTGGGCCCGATGATGCTGGTGGCCGGAGTGCTGGTGTTCCGCCGGCTGTCGCGCCACTACACCAGCCCCGGGCACTGA
- a CDS encoding ABC transporter permease — translation MSASVVARAGTRLPAPQVRAGLSASVGHAARAQFAFRASTWTGIVGCALQVVLVHLVWTAVYGGRSDVAGVAQGDAVTYAVLGVLTTTVFQPFAFDSLLGRLRTGAIAFDVMRPISAVPVALARQLGGAIGQLPAVLTALVVGLVLGAIALPGSWLSGLAFLLSLTLGFVLSLLVNFTVGLVGFWTLETGGAFIIYRMLAQFSSGALIPLWFMPDWLSGTLTLLPFSAQVFVPLSIYVDTAPGWHTAGAIGLQVVWVVLIAGLASLVWSRAIRRLVIFGG, via the coding sequence GTGAGCGCGAGCGTCGTGGCCCGCGCCGGCACCCGCCTGCCCGCCCCACAGGTGCGGGCCGGGCTCAGCGCCTCCGTCGGCCACGCCGCCCGGGCCCAGTTCGCCTTCCGCGCCTCCACCTGGACGGGGATCGTGGGCTGTGCCTTGCAGGTGGTGCTCGTGCACCTGGTCTGGACCGCCGTCTACGGGGGCCGCAGCGACGTCGCGGGGGTGGCGCAGGGCGATGCGGTCACCTACGCGGTGCTCGGCGTGCTCACCACCACGGTGTTCCAGCCCTTCGCCTTCGACTCCCTGCTGGGCCGGCTGCGCACCGGAGCGATCGCCTTCGACGTGATGCGGCCGATCTCCGCCGTGCCGGTCGCCCTCGCCCGCCAGCTCGGCGGGGCGATCGGCCAGCTCCCGGCCGTCCTGACGGCCCTGGTGGTGGGGCTCGTGCTCGGCGCGATCGCCCTGCCCGGCAGCTGGCTCTCCGGACTCGCCTTCCTGCTCTCCCTCACTCTCGGATTCGTGCTCTCGCTGCTGGTGAACTTCACCGTGGGGCTGGTGGGCTTCTGGACGCTCGAGACCGGCGGCGCCTTCATCATCTACCGCATGCTCGCCCAGTTCTCCTCGGGTGCGCTGATCCCGCTGTGGTTCATGCCGGACTGGCTCAGCGGCACCCTGACCCTGCTGCCCTTCTCCGCGCAGGTGTTCGTGCCGCTGTCGATCTACGTCGACACCGCGCCGGGGTGGCACACAGCAGGCGCGATCGGGCTGCAGGTGGTGTGGGTCGTGCTGATCGCGGGCCTCGCCTCCCTGGTGTGGTCCCGCGCCATCCGTCGGCTGGTGATCTTCGGTGGCTGA
- a CDS encoding histidine triad nucleotide-binding protein produces MGTSVNQTDTGRHDPQCLFCRIIAGEIPSDRVHEDERVIAFADLHPQAPVHMLVVPREHRRDVAELAEDPELLAHITQVAGRIAADRADGDFRLVFNTGPGAGQTVFHVHAHVLAGGKLAEGEL; encoded by the coding sequence ATGGGAACCAGCGTCAACCAGACCGACACAGGGCGTCATGATCCGCAGTGCCTCTTCTGCCGGATCATCGCCGGGGAGATCCCGTCCGATCGTGTCCACGAGGACGAGCGGGTGATCGCCTTCGCGGACCTGCACCCGCAGGCCCCGGTGCACATGCTCGTCGTCCCCCGCGAGCACCGGCGGGACGTCGCCGAGCTCGCCGAGGACCCGGAGCTGCTGGCCCACATCACCCAGGTCGCCGGCCGCATCGCCGCCGACCGTGCCGACGGCGACTTCCGCCTCGTGTTCAACACCGGCCCCGGCGCCGGACAGACCGTGTTCCACGTGCACGCGCACGTCCTGGCGGGCGGGAAGCTCGCAGAAGGAGAACTGTGA
- a CDS encoding DUF4870 domain-containing protein translates to MSQTPHPHDPFASENGGPADAQQPSQESPREAPASDPIQHPHDPYAYDAAAGDPLDIDATPAQQPSAEQAAPAPQQPAGGHDPFAAAHGAPGAQQAPNTQQGQYDQQNQYAQQGPQAQQGPQSGYAQQAPYGAPAADGENIPPAGTPGVYDGPLSGQPVSRSDSRLWATIAQAAVAVGHVVSWGFLGWIGPLVVFLMYKDRDRYVRFHAAEALNGAIAVLIAQIVLTIVFSILTIFTFGIASVLFPLVGVPALLQLVFSIIGAVKANQGEYWAYPFNIRLVK, encoded by the coding sequence ATGAGCCAGACGCCGCACCCCCACGATCCGTTCGCTTCCGAGAACGGTGGCCCCGCCGACGCGCAGCAGCCGTCGCAGGAGTCCCCGCGAGAGGCGCCGGCCTCCGATCCGATCCAGCACCCCCACGATCCCTACGCCTACGACGCCGCCGCCGGCGATCCGCTGGACATCGACGCCACCCCCGCTCAGCAGCCGTCGGCCGAGCAGGCGGCTCCCGCCCCGCAGCAGCCTGCCGGCGGGCATGATCCGTTCGCCGCTGCGCACGGAGCGCCGGGCGCCCAGCAGGCCCCGAACACCCAGCAGGGCCAGTACGACCAGCAGAACCAGTACGCCCAGCAGGGTCCCCAGGCCCAGCAGGGCCCGCAGTCCGGGTACGCCCAGCAGGCTCCCTACGGCGCGCCCGCCGCCGACGGTGAGAACATCCCTCCGGCCGGCACGCCGGGCGTCTACGACGGCCCGCTCAGCGGACAGCCCGTCAGCCGCTCCGACTCCCGCCTCTGGGCGACCATCGCCCAGGCCGCGGTGGCCGTGGGCCACGTGGTCAGCTGGGGCTTCCTCGGCTGGATCGGCCCGCTGGTCGTCTTCCTCATGTACAAGGACCGCGACCGCTACGTGCGCTTCCACGCCGCCGAGGCGCTCAACGGGGCCATCGCGGTGCTGATCGCCCAGATCGTGCTCACCATCGTGTTCTCGATCCTGACGATCTTCACCTTCGGCATCGCCTCCGTCCTGTTCCCGCTGGTCGGGGTGCCGGCGCTGCTGCAGCTGGTGTTCTCGATCATCGGTGCGGTCAAGGCGAACCAGGGCGAGTACTGGGCCTACCCCTTCAACATCCGCCTGGTGAAGTGA
- a CDS encoding DUF3097 domain-containing protein, with product MPADFPDRYGRDVLSAGPPAHHRRRPAAREVPASRDLVVEEASTGFTGAITRVEKIAGELVVELEDGRGVRRTFPLGPGFMIDGKPVVLHRPVAAVAKGPVRQRSASGSVYVQGAKARTARASRIWVEGTHDAELVQKVWGHDLRIEGIVVEQLEGADNLAERVREFGPSPGRRLGILVDHLVKGSKESRIAAEVMALPGARGNVTVLGHPYVDVWQAVKPARVGLTAWPHIPKGTDIKVGSLAALGWPHADTADIGLGWKRILSTVRSYADVEPTLSGRIEELIDFVTVDEA from the coding sequence GTGCCTGCTGACTTCCCCGACCGGTACGGCCGCGACGTGCTGTCCGCCGGTCCGCCCGCCCATCATCGTCGCCGACCCGCCGCCCGGGAGGTCCCGGCGAGCAGGGACCTCGTCGTCGAGGAGGCGTCCACAGGTTTCACCGGGGCGATCACCCGTGTCGAGAAGATCGCGGGCGAGCTCGTGGTCGAGCTCGAGGACGGTCGCGGCGTGCGGCGCACCTTCCCCCTCGGCCCCGGCTTCATGATCGACGGGAAGCCGGTGGTGCTCCATCGTCCGGTCGCCGCCGTCGCGAAGGGTCCCGTGCGTCAGCGCTCCGCCTCCGGCTCCGTCTACGTCCAGGGCGCGAAGGCCCGCACAGCCCGCGCCTCCCGGATCTGGGTGGAGGGCACCCACGATGCGGAGCTGGTGCAGAAGGTCTGGGGGCACGACCTCCGCATCGAGGGCATCGTGGTCGAGCAGCTCGAGGGCGCGGACAACCTCGCCGAGCGGGTCCGAGAGTTCGGCCCCTCCCCCGGTCGCCGCCTGGGGATCCTGGTGGACCATCTCGTGAAGGGGTCCAAGGAGTCCCGCATCGCGGCCGAGGTCATGGCTCTTCCGGGCGCTCGCGGCAATGTCACCGTGCTCGGCCACCCGTACGTGGACGTGTGGCAGGCGGTCAAGCCCGCCCGCGTGGGGCTGACCGCATGGCCCCACATCCCCAAGGGGACCGACATCAAGGTGGGATCGCTCGCCGCCCTCGGCTGGCCGCATGCCGACACGGCGGACATCGGCCTGGGGTGGAAGCGGATCCTCTCCACGGTGCGCTCCTACGCGGATGTCGAGCCCACCCTCTCGGGACGCATCGAGGAGCTCATCGACTTCGTGACCGTCGACGAGGCCTGA
- a CDS encoding ABC transporter ATP-binding protein, with protein sequence MIIAENLVKEFSRPRRAVGRFAGVRSFFSTDRVVSRAVDDVSLRIDDGEIVGYLGPNGAGKSTTIKMLTGILVPTSGHVEVEGIVPWKDRRANARNIGAVFGQRSQLWTDLPLRESLELIAKLYGLSPEDHRRSLEGFVDLLDMGPFLDTAVRSLSLGQRMRGDIVAAMLYRPPVLYLDEPTVGLDVVAKARIRDFIAEQNRTEGTTVLLTTHDIADIEQLARRVVIIDEGRILYDGGLDALRVRYAPFREIVVSASEIPESISLEGLELTRLVPAGDELRGTFRFDPAVLPAPAAIGRLTGALEITDLSSREPSVEDVIHRIYTDRGVAP encoded by the coding sequence GTGATCATCGCCGAGAACCTGGTCAAGGAGTTCAGCCGTCCTCGACGAGCGGTGGGCCGATTCGCGGGGGTCCGGTCCTTCTTCAGCACCGACAGGGTCGTCTCGCGCGCCGTAGACGACGTCTCCCTGCGGATCGATGACGGGGAGATCGTCGGCTACCTCGGGCCCAACGGCGCCGGGAAGTCGACCACCATCAAGATGCTCACCGGCATCCTCGTGCCCACCTCTGGCCACGTCGAGGTCGAGGGGATCGTGCCCTGGAAGGACCGCCGAGCGAACGCCCGCAACATCGGCGCCGTGTTCGGCCAGCGCAGCCAGCTGTGGACCGACCTGCCGCTGCGGGAGTCCCTCGAGCTGATCGCGAAGCTCTACGGGCTCTCCCCGGAGGATCACCGCCGCTCCCTCGAGGGCTTCGTGGACCTGCTGGACATGGGGCCGTTCCTGGACACGGCGGTGCGCTCGCTCTCGCTGGGCCAGCGCATGCGCGGCGACATCGTCGCCGCCATGCTGTACCGCCCGCCGGTCCTCTACCTCGACGAGCCGACCGTGGGCCTGGACGTGGTGGCCAAGGCACGGATCCGCGACTTCATCGCCGAGCAGAACCGCACCGAGGGCACCACGGTGCTGCTGACCACCCACGACATCGCCGACATCGAGCAGCTCGCCCGGCGCGTGGTGATCATCGACGAGGGCCGCATCCTCTACGACGGCGGCCTGGACGCCCTCCGCGTCCGCTACGCGCCCTTCCGCGAGATCGTGGTCAGCGCCTCGGAGATCCCCGAATCGATCTCCCTGGAGGGGCTCGAGCTCACGCGCCTGGTGCCCGCCGGCGACGAGCTGCGGGGCACCTTCCGCTTCGATCCCGCCGTGCTGCCCGCCCCGGCGGCGATCGGGCGCCTCACCGGGGCGCTGGAGATCACCGACCTCTCCAGCCGGGAGCCGAGCGTCGAGGACGTGATCCACCGGATCTACACCGACCGGGGCGTCGCGCCGTGA
- the dnaJ gene encoding molecular chaperone DnaJ has translation MNEDYYDLLGVSRDASTDEIKKAYRKLARTLHPDVNPDPEAAEKFKRVSQAYETLSTADKRRQYDMGGGPGMGGFPGGGGAGFDFNDIFDMFAGASGMRGRSQGPVPRQRRGGDVLRRVRIEMRDVVFGTEEKVTFRTAELCERCSGSCCEPGTSPTRCTACNGSGHVQRVAQSLLGQMVTMAPCPTCEGHGDVIESPCTSCSGHGRTAAERTVTVRIPSGVENGTRIQLRGEGETGEAGGPSGDLFVELTVTDHEMFDRDGDDLVTTIAVPMTTAALGATIPLDTFDGEQELDIRPGSQPGEEITLKGLGVTPLRRERRGDIRVVLDVDVPSSLSEEEQDLLRQFAALRGDETTRRSKGQRGPFAKLRERLRDL, from the coding sequence GTGAACGAGGACTACTACGACCTGCTCGGCGTCTCCCGCGATGCGTCGACCGACGAGATCAAGAAGGCGTACCGCAAGCTCGCCCGCACCCTCCACCCGGATGTGAACCCGGACCCGGAGGCCGCGGAGAAGTTCAAGCGCGTCTCCCAGGCCTACGAGACCCTCTCCACCGCGGACAAGCGTCGCCAGTACGACATGGGCGGCGGCCCCGGCATGGGCGGGTTCCCCGGCGGCGGCGGTGCCGGCTTCGACTTCAACGACATCTTCGACATGTTCGCCGGAGCCTCCGGGATGCGCGGCCGCAGCCAGGGCCCCGTCCCGCGCCAGCGTCGCGGCGGCGACGTGCTGCGCCGGGTGCGGATCGAGATGCGCGACGTCGTGTTCGGCACCGAGGAGAAGGTCACCTTCCGCACCGCGGAGCTGTGCGAGCGCTGCTCCGGCTCCTGCTGCGAGCCCGGCACCAGCCCCACCCGCTGCACCGCCTGCAACGGCTCCGGCCACGTGCAGCGCGTCGCCCAGTCGCTGCTGGGCCAGATGGTCACCATGGCGCCCTGCCCCACCTGCGAGGGCCACGGCGACGTCATCGAGAGCCCCTGCACCAGCTGCTCCGGCCACGGCCGCACCGCCGCCGAGCGCACCGTCACGGTGCGCATCCCCTCGGGCGTGGAGAACGGCACCCGCATCCAGCTGCGTGGCGAGGGCGAGACCGGCGAGGCCGGTGGCCCCTCGGGCGACCTCTTCGTCGAGCTCACCGTCACCGATCACGAGATGTTCGACCGCGACGGCGACGACCTGGTCACCACCATCGCGGTGCCGATGACCACCGCCGCCCTCGGAGCGACGATCCCGCTGGACACCTTCGACGGCGAGCAGGAGCTGGACATCCGCCCGGGCTCCCAGCCCGGCGAGGAGATCACGCTGAAGGGCCTCGGCGTCACGCCGCTGCGCCGCGAGCGCCGCGGAGACATCCGCGTGGTGCTCGACGTGGACGTCCCCTCGTCCCTCAGCGAGGAGGAGCAGGACCTCCTGCGCCAGTTCGCCGCCCTGCGCGGTGATGAGACCACCCGTCGCTCCAAGGGCCAGCGCGGTCCGTTCGCGAAGCTCCGCGAACGGCTGCGCGACCTCTGA
- a CDS encoding NADPH-dependent FMN reductase: MTKLGIILSSARPNRIGGGIADWVRDAAPAGTDIDLIDLREVALPAFDETFSPKAEQPRTTPHATAWAERIDALDAVVILTPQYNGSYPGALKNAIDYLFAEWSGLPTLLVGYGWGAANEVLPVLETLMTRVGADVVGSIGLGFREDLSVEGELFVTEAKVAALASGLATLEEKALAPVA; encoded by the coding sequence ATGACGAAGCTCGGAATCATCCTCTCCAGTGCCCGCCCGAACCGCATCGGCGGAGGGATCGCCGACTGGGTCCGCGATGCGGCCCCCGCCGGCACGGACATCGACCTCATCGACCTGCGCGAGGTGGCCCTGCCCGCCTTCGACGAGACCTTCAGCCCCAAGGCGGAGCAGCCCCGCACCACGCCCCACGCCACCGCCTGGGCCGAGCGGATCGACGCGCTCGACGCCGTGGTGATCCTCACCCCGCAGTACAACGGCTCCTACCCCGGTGCGCTGAAGAACGCGATCGACTACCTGTTCGCCGAGTGGTCCGGCCTGCCCACCCTCCTGGTCGGCTACGGCTGGGGCGCGGCGAACGAGGTCCTCCCCGTGCTCGAGACCCTCATGACCCGCGTGGGCGCGGACGTCGTGGGCTCCATCGGCCTGGGCTTCCGCGAGGACCTCTCCGTCGAGGGCGAGCTCTTCGTCACCGAGGCGAAGGTCGCCGCCCTCGCGAGCGGCCTCGCGACCCTCGAGGAGAAGGCGCTCGCTCCCGTCGCCTGA
- a CDS encoding iron chaperone, translated as MSAAAKPTTVPEYHAALEGPAAELMGRLRALIREELPESTEELKWGAPAAVHPSGMILLICSAHRAHANVTVTPSTREAFAEELSDFETGKGSVKLPYGDPLPEDLLRRMIAHRLREYEADGVTWM; from the coding sequence ATGAGCGCCGCTGCGAAGCCCACGACCGTCCCGGAGTACCACGCCGCCCTCGAGGGTCCGGCGGCCGAGCTGATGGGTCGCCTGCGGGCACTGATCCGCGAGGAGCTGCCGGAGAGCACCGAGGAGCTGAAGTGGGGAGCCCCGGCGGCGGTGCATCCCAGCGGCATGATCCTGCTGATCTGCAGCGCGCACCGTGCGCATGCGAACGTCACGGTCACCCCCAGCACCCGCGAGGCCTTCGCCGAGGAGCTCTCTGACTTCGAGACCGGGAAGGGGAGCGTGAAGCTGCCCTACGGGGACCCGCTGCCGGAGGACCTGCTGCGCCGCATGATCGCCCACCGTCTGCGCGAGTACGAGGCCGACGGCGTCACCTGGATGTGA
- the hemW gene encoding radical SAM family heme chaperone HemW: protein MTAVDAGSTGRDLSVYIHVPFCAVRCGYCDFNTYTATELGGGGSQAEYPANAMREMDLTLARDRAEGYEYQQVSTVFFGGGTPTLLPADDLVAMLGHLRTLLPLAADAEVTTEANPDSVTRASLSRLADGGITRVSFGMQSAVPSVLATLDRTHDPEKVPQAVSWAKEAGLDVSLDLIYGTPGETLADVETSVRSALACGVDHLSAYSLIIEGNTAMARQLRRGELEAPDPDDMADKYELVDDLASADGLSWYEVSNWARTPEQRSRHNLAYWRGTDWWGIGPGAHRHRDGLRSWNVKHPSRYARMLAEGEMPVADSEHVAAEDRLVERIMLELRIADGLPIDVIPEQQRGMLAVHRERGHLEPEALDEGRAVLTRSGRLLADAVIRDLVP, encoded by the coding sequence GTGACCGCGGTCGATGCGGGCTCGACGGGCCGTGACCTCTCGGTCTACATCCATGTCCCGTTCTGTGCGGTGCGCTGCGGGTACTGCGACTTCAACACCTACACCGCGACCGAGCTCGGCGGCGGCGGCTCGCAGGCCGAGTACCCGGCCAACGCGATGCGGGAGATGGACCTGACCCTCGCCCGCGACCGCGCGGAGGGCTACGAGTACCAGCAGGTCTCCACCGTCTTCTTCGGCGGCGGAACCCCCACCCTGCTGCCGGCCGACGACCTCGTCGCGATGCTCGGCCATCTGCGCACCCTGCTGCCGCTCGCCGCGGACGCCGAGGTCACCACCGAGGCGAACCCGGACTCCGTCACCCGAGCCTCGCTGTCCCGGCTCGCCGACGGCGGGATCACCCGGGTCTCCTTCGGCATGCAGTCCGCGGTGCCCTCGGTGCTGGCCACCCTGGACCGCACCCACGACCCCGAGAAGGTGCCGCAGGCGGTCAGCTGGGCCAAGGAGGCCGGGCTCGACGTGAGCCTCGACCTCATCTACGGCACCCCGGGGGAGACCCTCGCGGATGTCGAGACCTCGGTGAGATCGGCTCTGGCCTGCGGAGTCGACCACCTCTCCGCCTATTCGCTGATCATCGAGGGCAACACGGCGATGGCCCGGCAGCTGCGACGCGGCGAGCTGGAGGCCCCCGATCCCGACGACATGGCCGACAAGTACGAGCTGGTCGACGATCTCGCGAGCGCCGACGGGCTGTCCTGGTACGAGGTCTCCAACTGGGCCCGCACCCCGGAGCAGCGCTCCCGCCACAACCTCGCCTACTGGCGCGGCACGGACTGGTGGGGGATCGGCCCCGGCGCGCACCGGCACCGCGACGGACTGCGCTCCTGGAACGTGAAGCACCCCAGCCGCTATGCCCGGATGCTCGCCGAGGGGGAGATGCCGGTCGCGGACTCCGAGCATGTCGCGGCGGAGGACCGCCTCGTCGAGCGGATCATGCTCGAGCTGCGCATCGCCGACGGACTCCCGATCGACGTCATCCCCGAACAGCAGCGGGGGATGCTCGCCGTGCATCGCGAGCGCGGTCACCTCGAGCCCGAGGCCCTCGACGAGGGCCGGGCGGTGCTGACGCGCAGCGGCCGTCTGCTCGCCGATGCCGTGATCCGGGATCTGGTGCCCTGA